Proteins found in one Triticum aestivum cultivar Chinese Spring chromosome 4D, IWGSC CS RefSeq v2.1, whole genome shotgun sequence genomic segment:
- the LOC123098180 gene encoding uncharacterized protein has protein sequence MLGMESVDSPSPRCHAQHQQNAGGPKDYNSTSKRQPHSTEIPCSLVQEVQHLEKRLNDQFAMRRALEKALGHKPCAINLSRDCYLPKPTEKLIKEIAVLELEVICLEQHLLTLYRQAFDQQLCSTVSACDLEGRSRQSARSFSGTLSETSAHDFSTPKKHQLVQSSRIVQARRSTTAALNSEPGISRHNDSKTVIGRSHSSLLPRSICSARVSPSANNLARALKPCHTSPLTFVEEGKCMDSSIVSLADILGTRIADHVPQTPNKISEDMIKCIAGIYIRIRDVSAVQRAFFPSPCSSFSSASGISSKFTGDIWSPRCRKESFIEAWQDSSFSSGDLGQQCDSVIEVSALCKGAQRSADVKDMLCKYKSLVQLLETVDLGGMKNEEKLAFWINVHNAMMMHAHIEYRIPQSNSKRMLLTKVSYIISGQRVNAELIEYQILCCRVHSSGQWFRLLLYPRWKPRDKDELQGFAVDRPEPLVHFALSSGSHSDPVVRLYSPKRLFQQLEAAKEEFIRGNVGVRGSGRGRSRVILPKVLESYARDAGLAAQELLRVVEPCLPEGLRAAVRQQGRPRGGGGGVEWRPHNMTFRYALARELVPVGSPAGVQQAVTPSVARSHEP, from the exons ATGCTCGGAATGGAGAGCGTGGATTCGCCGTCCCCGAGGTGCCATGCTCAGCATCAACAG AATGCCGGCGGACCGAAGGATTATAACAGCACCAGTAAAAGGCAGCCGCACAGCACTGAGATTCCATGCTCTTTGGTACAAGAG GTCCAACACCTCGAGAAGCGACTAAATGATCAGTTTGCCATGCGGCGTGCTCTAGAGAAAGCATTAGGTCACAAGCCCTGTGCCATCAATTTATCGAGAGACTGCTACCTTccaaag CCTACTGAGAAGCTCATAAAGGAGATTGCGGTACTGGAGCTAGAAGTCATATGCTTGGAGCAGCATCTCCTGACACTCTACCGTCAGGCGTTTGACCAACAATTGTGCAGCACGGTTTCTGCTTGTGACTTGGAGGGGAGAAGCAGGCAATCAGCAAGGTCGTTTTCAGGCACACTCTCTGAAACTTCGGCGCACGATTTCTCAACCCCAAAGAAGCACCAATTGGTGCAGTCCAGCCGCATCGTTCAGGCACGCAGATCGACAACGGCAGCGCTTAATAGTGAGCCCGGCATTTCACGGCACAATGATAGCAAGACCGTTATCGGGCGCAGTCATTCCTCGCTCCTGCCGCGTTCCATCTGCTCGGCTAGAGTATCTCCTTCAGCGAACAATCTTGCTAGAGCTCTTAAACCATGTCATACCTCGCCTCTAACATTCGTTGAG GAGGGCAAGTGCATGGATTCCAGTATTGTAAGCTTAGCAGATATCCTGGGTACCAGGATTGCAGATCATGTTCCTCAAACACCTAACAAGATATCCGAGGACATGATCAAATGCATTGCCGGCATATACATCAGGATCAGAGATGTCAGTGCCGTGCAACGCGCCTTCTTCCCCTCACCATGCTCGTCCTTTTCATCGGCGAGTGGGATATCTTCCAAATTTACTGGGGACATATGGAGCCCCAGATGCAGGAAAGAGAGCTTCATCGAGGCATGGCAGGACAGTTCATTCAGTTCAGGTGATTTGGGCCAGCAATGTGATTCTGTAATTGAGGTGTCTGCTCTGTGCAAGGGGGCTCAGAGGTCTGCCGATGTGAAAGACATGTTGTGTAAATACAA ATCACTTGTTCAGCTGCTAGAAACGGTCGATCTCGGTGGAATGAAGAACGAAGAAAAACTCGCTTTCTGGATCAATGTGCACAATGCCATGATGATGCAT GCCCATATTGAATACAGGATCCCGCAGAGTAACAGCAAGAGAATGCTGCTTACTAAG GTATCCTACATCATCAGTGGGCAGAGAGTGAACGCGGAGTTGATAGAGTACCAGATCTTGTGCTGCCGGGTGCACTCTTCTGGACAG TGGTTCAGGCTGCTCCTGTACCCGAGATGGAAGCCCAGAGACAAGGATGAGCTGCAGGGGTTCGCCGTCGACCGGCCCGAGCCTCTGGTGCACTTCGCGCTCTCCTCCGGAAGCCACTCGGATCCAGTG GTGCGGCTGTACAGCCCGAAGCGGCTGTTCCAACAGCTGGAGGCGGCCAAGGAGGAGTTCATCCGGGGCAACGTGGGCGTGCGCGGGTCGGGGCGCGGCAGGAGCAGGGTGATCCTACCCAAGGTGCTGGAGTCGTACGCGAGGGACGCCGGGCTGGCCGCGCAGGAGCTGCTGCGCGTGGTGGAGCCGTGCCTCCCGGAGGGCCTCCGGGCGGCGGTGCGGCAGCAGGGGAggccgcgcggcggcggcggcggcgtggagtgGAGGCCCCACAACATGACCTTCAGGTACGCGCTGGCGCGGGAGCTGGTGCCGGTGGGGTCCCCCGCCGGCGTGCAACAGGCGGTGACGCCTTCGGTTGCACGATCCCATGAGCcatga